One genomic segment of Candidatus Schekmanbacteria bacterium includes these proteins:
- a CDS encoding DUF4398 domain-containing protein, with product MRKFFVLMLVLSVTVVFFSACVQLNADVPEIKTAEDVLSKAWEAGADVKAAYEYNSAKAYLEAAKHEKEENDYDAARKFAAKAVEQANKALEKSK from the coding sequence ATGAGAAAGTTTTTTGTTCTAATGCTTGTTTTATCTGTTACAGTAGTGTTTTTTTCAGCATGTGTGCAGTTGAATGCCGATGTGCCTGAAATTAAAACAGCAGAAGATGTGCTTAGCAAGGCTTGGGAAGCCGGGGCTGATGTAAAAGCTGCATATGAATACAACAGTGCAAAAGCATATCTTGAAGCGGCAAAGCATGAAAAGGAAGAAAACGATTATGATGCAGCTCGCAAGTTTGCGGCAAAGGCAGTTGAGCAGGCAAATAAGGCACTTGAAAAATCGAAGTAA